AAAAATCTAAAGTTCTTGACACGCTGTATTATGGAATCATTGCGTCTCTTTCCACATCCTCCTGTAGGTTATAGTTATTCTCTTCCATTTATGCGAACTGCAGTGCAGTtaagaaaaatttgaaatccaTGTATAATATAAGTTCATAtttactcattttttttcttggtggtTCCACtgctttaatttatttaggtTTTAATAAGAAGAGCTCAAGTTGCTGATGTGCTCCCAGGAAATTACAAAGTCAATGCTGGTCAAGATATCATGATCTCAGTGTACAATATCCATCATTCTTCAGAGGTATCACCTTATGTTAAGTTtggaaaaactttctgttattttttgaatttcacATTTCCTTCTTCTTGATTTTAGATTCCACCTAAACTTTGTCTTTGTGCTTCCACTCTAGTGCACCATATATCTTACTTAACAACCAAAATATGAGGTTTATTGAAACCGAAAAATGAAAGTACATAATCGATGGACAATTTGTCCAGACCAGCAATCCAACGATGGAAACAGAAcactgaagaaaaaagaaactgaaatgtGAATTTGTTTCACTTCTTTTCTTGGCAATTAAAAGTGTATTTGGTGTGTATTTTTCTGATGATTTTACAAGGTGTGGGAGAGAGCAGAAGAATTTTTACCCGAAAGATTTGATTTGGAAGGCTCTGTACCTAATGAAACAAACACAGATTTCAGGTACTTTTAATCTATGCCCTTTTCGGGATGTAGTAGCTGCTACATTATCTCTGGACTTTTTCCTCCTTGGTGTTCTATCTCATATAGGTTctttctttgcatttttccATTTACCATTAATTTGTGGGTGAACAAAATTATCTACTGTAGGTTCATTCCGTTCAGTGGAGGGCCACGAAAGTGTGTCGGTGATCAGTTTGCTTTGCTGGAAGCTATTGTTGCTCTGGCCATCTTCATTCAGCACCTCAACTTTGAGCTGGTTCCAGATCAGAACATCAGCATGACAACAGGAGCAACAATTCACACTACAAATGTAACGTTTCTAAACTCACATGCAAAAACCTTATCACATAATAGTGTACTGAATAAAATCAATGAAACTAACTGTCACATTATTCATCACATGTGACGGGATCCATGTAGGACGTTAATGTAATTAGATGCCATCTCTATGACATGTGATGTTATCAGTATGTGGTACATATAACATCACTCATACAAAATGCTTCTCTTTGGCCTGTCTGCGACTGTTTGTGATCTAATCGCGATCGTTGTAATAATTAACATGGTTTTCAAGCAGATGAGAGGACAAAGAGGAAgaagttttattttaaatcaataaaaaggTTGGACTTGCCTCTTCAGGAATTGCATAGGGTCTCCTAACAGTGTGCTGTTTGTTGCAGGGTTTGTTTATGAAATTGAGCCAACGGCAAGCAAAACCAGCATTCgcaacttcatcttcttctacCTCTTAGCGTCTTGTTACTTGAACAACGCGTCAGATTGATGGGAGAATCCTAGTGTCCTTTAGAAATGCATTGACGGGAGAATCCCAATGTCCTTTAGAAATGTGAAGAGTCTGTACAAGTATTGATTACCAAAATGAACTAATGATgtttagaaagaaagaaaaaaaagagagccagagagagagagagagagagagagagagagagaagaagcaagaaaGACTGGTGTTTGTTTCTTTGCACTTTGAAACCTTATTTGTTTCTAACAAAGATGAGATTTATCTAATATGTGACATTActaaataatcaaattaaCATTGGAGAAGAAATTAGGAACTGGCGCGTTTCAAATAATGTTCAATGTTtataagataaaatatcatttGCTTTAGACCATTAAAGAATTTTTCATGAGAATTAGAGTTTAACCCTCACAACCCAAATCACAATTACACCCAAGTCACTCTCAAGCTAACCACACACGAGCCGAGAACGCCAAGTAGCTCACTAGGAAAGAACACACTAAGAACAATACAAAGAAATAAACCTCCTACAAACACAAGGAACAAATGAAGAAGACTCAGCCTTTAAAATGGCTTGATCTTCGCTCAACATCTTGTGTAGCCGAAGAGGAGTTTATCTCCATCTTCATGGTGATGCTCTCTAGTGTTTCCCTCTATGTGGAAGTGTCTCTCACTTCTGATTTAGCCTCTCTGAGAAATGGTGCTCACGGCACCTCCAAATGGTGAGGCACAAATGCCCACTCTTCCAATGCCTTAAGCCTCTcccttagagcaactccagcgGCAACACTAGAGAGCAAcactagagagagaaaaaaaaaaaaaaaaaaaaaccagttcCAGCGAGGAGCTTAAGCCAGGTTGGGAGTGAGACCTACGAAGTCGAGCTGGCCCTTAGGCCAGTTCAACAGCTTGGCGTCAGCCcacttatttaatttaattttaattattaaattactttgataccttattaaattattttgatacaTATTTGTAATAAGTAGCACGAACATTCATCTTCCTTTTGACCgttgttttttacttttattacTTACAgccaaaaaagtattttctttcttcattcatttatttttatttattttttggatgaGGATCTTTTCTACTGAGAGGAtcgataatatattaaactcacacactaTACATATgttaggactcgaacccaggacATTACCTGAAAAAGCAATTACTCCAAACCATTACACTAGTGGGTCtttgtaatttcttctttctgtaCCTTATCTAGATTCCGTGATCTTaccaaaagataaaaattcattttcattaGTAACCATTTACTAATTTCATTTAacatttaaccaaaaaaattcaccaaccaaaaaaatttattgactTTTCATTGGCTAATCATTTTTCCTAGACAGaaattatctttcttttcaaaGTAATTCTTATTAAATTCGAGTGTAGAGTAGAGTAAAAGAAATTCTTATTAAATTCGAGTGTAGAGTAGAGAGCACACTACTTAATTAAGTCGATATCTACTATAAATTGATGAGTTGCATTTAAATTTAGAATATTTTGCATGAAAGGAACCGTACACCATGTACATCCATAAGTCCATTAGAAGAATacaaagataaataaaataaaatctctatATACTTTCGCTTTTTCATAATCAGCCTGTCAGGTTCATCAGGTTCATCACATGAACGCCAGAGACAAGCTGACACCTCGAGGATCGAGCCTTCAGTTTTTCTCCGCCACAGAAACGCTCCTAAGCTCACAGCAATACGTACTTCCTCCTccagttttgttttttttaataatttaaatttttaaaaaataataagtaattgtgttttataaaaataaaattcattattttatttttaaaaaaaatgtaactatatcattcttatttaattaatatttttaatttttaatatttattttttgctatatatgttattttcttaatctTAATCTCGTGTTTTTCTTcccttaatttctttttacatgTTATGTTCTTCCAGTATTCCAGATTTGCTACTGGTTGTAGTTTGATTCCTTGCTGTGCTTAGGAGCTTTTGCCGCCTTTTCAATGAATATTTCGATTATCGTCCaaattaaagggtattttatcTGTATTGTCCAAaatatgaggagagagagttttagATAAAtgcttgaattaataattaaaaggtattttatttgtatatataatgcaaaaagcagaaaatggtaaaacattcaaagtataaaaaatatcaTTGATTAATataaacattaagaattgaaattattaattaaataagaataatatgataaattcacacttttttatatttaaaaaattaaaattttaaaaaagaagataatagatcctatttttataaaacacatctacacattatcttttttaattctaaaataaattttaaattttaaattaaaaaaaaaaaacctctctcAGGCGCAGAAGCACGTACGGAAAAACTAGTGAATAAAATGAATGATAAGATAGAATCTAAATTTAAATAGTGAAGTGAAAATAGCAACACTCTACCCACCTATCTTATTTATCCACCTTccttatcttcaaaattttatggaCAATATACGTTTTGTGGAGAAACAGAAAGAGGAGGGAGGCACGAGAAGAAGCTGAAAGGTAAGTAAGCTAATATCTTTGAGCTGAACATGGAGAATCACGTCAGTCACGTGACCACCACCGCAGAGCAGCCCAGCAACGAAGCCAGACTGGGCATACTGGAGCTGGCCAACATGATCAGCGTCCCCATGTCCCTAAACGCCGTCGTTCGCCTCAACGTCCCCGATGCCATCTGGCAAGGCGGCTCAAACACGCCCCTCTCCGCCTCCGCCATCCTCTCACATGTACTCCCCGACGGAGGCGGCGACGCCGAGAACCTCCAGCGCATCCTCCGCATGCTCACCAGCTACGGTGTGTTTGCGGAGCACCTGGTCAACGCCGACGACGACGGCGGCTCCCATCAAAGAAAGTTCTCCCTCACCGAGATTGGTAAAACGCTCGTCACCGACCAAAACGGTCTGTCGTACGGCCCTTACATCCTCCAACACCACCaggttttgtaattttactAGCTCGTTGACACAAGCTCACTCTGGTATcaattgattttttactgttttgttttgtttaaaattaataaagtaAAACTTGGTGTaattgtgtttcttttttttggattttgtttaGTACAAGTTATAGTGGTGTATTGAATTAGGATTGtatatgattttgaatttttttttttaagtgacaGATTTTCTGGAAATATATAACTCTTATAGATTTTATccgaattttaaaaaaaacttgtataGACTTTTATTATAAACTTTCATACTTTTCTATAAACTTTTGTTATAGATTCATATGTATTTGCATAGACTTTAGTCACATTTTCTTCCcaacacctttttttttggccaaactATGGAAGAATTTTCAGCACTTCCTGAATCTAATTGGGTTCGCGGTGGTGGAGGAACTGgaacgaaaaaagaaagagctTTTAGTTGTAAGATATCTGATGAAACCTGGAATTGAGATCTCAttcaaattttatgaaaatatcattttgtttttatgtttaaaaaaatttaatataaaaaattgttaatctatgatattatccaaatttgatgaatattttcataataatgttgaattttatttttgaaggATGTGCTAATGGGGGCGTGGCCTATGGTGCATGAGGCTGTGGTGGACCCCACGGTAGAGCCGTTCGTGAAGGTGAACGGTGAGCCGGCGTACGAGTACTATGGGAAGAAGCCGGAGATGAACGGCTTGATGCAGAGAGCAATGTCGGGTGTATCGGTGCCGTTCATGAAGGCGATATTGGACGGCTACGATGGATTTGAAGGAGTGGGGAGATTGGTTGATGTGGGTGGGAGTGCTGGGGATTGCCTGCGGATGATCCTACAGAAGCATCCTAGTGTTCGGGAAGGGATTAACTTTGATTTGCCTGAGGTCGTTGCCAAGGCACCAACTATAGCTGGTGAGATTAATTACTGTGTTAATCATTATTAAATGCGTTAGTTAATCATCTGTTAAATAAATCTTATTTTggcaaaattttaaaaattatgatAATATATTGCATTAAAAATCAGTCTTGTGTGTAAATTTTTTCGCCTAATTATCTCGATCGATCTGGATTTACCCTTCGTTTCTTCAATAATTACTTTCACCTTTTctcgtattaaaaaaaaaaaattcagtccTATGTTACCTCAAATGAGCTCATGTATATGTTAATGATTTTTGCAGGAGTGAGTCATGTTGGTGGTGACATGTTCAAGTCAATTCCCAGTGGAGATGCTATTTTCATGAAGGTAAGTGCAAATCCATTAGGTTGGGAAAAaactgttttttatttaaaacataCAAATGGAGAAAACTCATTTGATCATATTCTTCTAAATTTTAAACAATGATAAAACAGGGTAAGAAGTACTGAcgcatatattatatatatatatatatatatatatatatatatataagtaagATCATCCATGGACTTTCTAAACTTCAGCATATCCTTCTTCCATTTACCCAATCAAACCAAATTGCTATGCTTGAAAGCATATCCTTCTTCCatagaaaaaaacaagaaagcatATCCTTCTTCCatagaaaaaaacaagaaagcatCTTTCTCAATATATTTTATGACTCATTTAACTATTTTAAATGCATCAATCATGATGAACAagattatatatatggaaCTCTTATTTGAAGGACACCTTTATAGGGCCTACTccatattgtatttcactaatctaaaccatctattttgtagatgatcattcaaagatcatttctacaaaaaatcacttaaatccaatatcatttgaccattcaattgaattattgaaattttagtactttcttgaagcacggtgttcattgattttgtaggacataATTGGATATCAAAatggtttccgatttgtctaattttttgcaaagatgatctatgaatgtagacttaaaaaatagattatttgaaaaatttcATAGGAAACCCTAAAAGGTGTCCCTCAATAAAAGggtactatatatatatataggcttCTAGCTCTAAGTTTCCAAAATGAGTTAATGTTtcctttatttgattttgagttcaTAACACATCATTTATTCAACAAATGGTTAACTAAATTAAGAATAAGAACAAAAAGGAAACCTTTGGTTTTAAACcatcaaatttcatttcacCACAAGAGCTAAATACAAGAAGTAAAACACAAAAGGAGGGTCGTTACAAAGTAAAGAACCACAAATTTTGTAAGGCAATGAGCCGGGTGTTAAAGTATGATCAGAGTTTTAGTCGGTTTCCAGTGAGTCGGATTTTAGTTTTGTGTAATGAATTTGCCCATTATCTTGTACAATTTGTAGTTCTTTGACTTTTTGTCAAATTTACGTAGTGATTAGAAGGTTAATTAtcatgattattattattaatacaTTAATTGTATCACTTGGCAGTGGGTTTTATCAACATGGACGGATAGCGAATGCAAGCTGATCATGGAGAATTGTTACAAAGCGCTTCCAGTAGGAGGGAAGCTGATAGCTTGTGAGCCGGTGTTGCCAACGAAATCAGACGACAGTCGTAGGACGCGTGCCCTCCTAGAAAACGACATATTCGTGATGACAATCTATAGGGCCAAGGGCAAGAATCGGACTGAGGATGAGTTACGGCAGCTTGGTCTCTCTGCTGGCTTCTCTCACTTCAAACCAATCTACATCGATTATTTTTACACCGTCTTAGAATTCCAAAAGTGATAAGTGTAGTATGGCtttaatttggaaattttcaaCTGTATGTTTCTATTTGATTAGAGCAAATGAAgagtaatatatataaattaactCCTTCAAGGTAAAATACTCTACTGCCAACCATTACACAATACATAATATGTAATGTACGTGATTAAAAAGAATGTTAGAGTTACACGTGAGTAGTTGCGATTCTAGGATTAAAAAGCCGGTTGGGCAAAACTTACATATAAAACTCGACGATACgagtgaatttcattaataaatataaaaagatacaCCTAGTCAGGGGAGACATAATGAGTCTTACCCTCAAATGCATCtctatccataaataaaagtttaacaaatacaaaatctaaaactaaaaccaaaagtaAATGCATGTTCAAGAGTAAAACCATCAACAATAAAGGTTGGGTGTGACTGATTCATGTCAAAAAGGAagtaagaaaaacaaaatacctTATTCTTAGCAACTGAATGCTCAAGCCAAGTGAATTGGCCAAACCACTTTTTATTAAATCGACGAAAGTCCTGCCCTTTTAAGTGGCTTGGATAAGCTTCTAACTCAGGTTGACATGGTCCTAAAAGAATATATGCTCTTCGCACATTATCTTGTTCATTCACCGGATATTTGCATATTAAACGACGT
Above is a genomic segment from Prunus dulcis chromosome 7, ALMONDv2, whole genome shotgun sequence containing:
- the LOC117635092 gene encoding caffeic acid 3-O-methyltransferase encodes the protein MENHVSHVTTTAEQPSNEARLGILELANMISVPMSLNAVVRLNVPDAIWQGGSNTPLSASAILSHVLPDGGGDAENLQRILRMLTSYGVFAEHLVNADDDGGSHQRKFSLTEIGKTLVTDQNGLSYGPYILQHHQDVLMGAWPMVHEAVVDPTVEPFVKVNGEPAYEYYGKKPEMNGLMQRAMSGVSVPFMKAILDGYDGFEGVGRLVDVGGSAGDCLRMILQKHPSVREGINFDLPEVVAKAPTIAGVSHVGGDMFKSIPSGDAIFMKWVLSTWTDSECKLIMENCYKALPVGGKLIACEPVLPTKSDDSRRTRALLENDIFVMTIYRAKGKNRTEDELRQLGLSAGFSHFKPIYIDYFYTVLEFQK